The window TTCCATCGCTCGGGCCTCTTCGAGCAGGTCGATGACGGCGTGGCTGTCGGAGCCCAGGGAGAGCGGGGAGCCGGCGCGCTGGAGGGCGACGGCGGGTCCGATGCCGTCGGCCAGGTCCCGCTCGGTGGTCGGGCACATGCAGGTGCCGGTGCCGGATCCGCCGAGCAGGGCGATGTCCTCGTCGGTCAGGTGGGTGTTGTGCACGCCGGTCGTGCGCGGGCCGAGGACGCCGTGGTCGGCCAGCAGCCGGGCCGGGGTGCAGCCGTGGGCGGCCTGGCAGGCGTCGTTCTCGGCGGTCTGCTCCGACAGGTGCACATGGAGCGGGGCCCGCCGCTCCTCGGCCCACTGCGCCACCGTCTCCAGCTCCCGCGCCGGCACGGCCCGTACGGAGTGCACGGCGGCACCGATCCGCGCGTGATCGTGTTCCTTGAGAACTGAACAGCGTTCGGCCCAGGCCTCGGCCGTCCCGTCGGAGAAGCGGAGCTGGTGTTTGTCGGGCGACTGCCCGAACCCGGAGGACAGGTAACAGGTGTCGAGGAGGGTGATGCGGATCCCGGCTTCGGCGGCGGCCGCGATCAGGGCCTCGCCCATCGCGTTCGGGTCGGCGTACCGGGTGCCTCCCGGCGCGTGGTGGACGTAGTGGAACTCGCCGACGGCCGTGATGCCGGCCAGCGCCATCTCGGCGTACACCGCGCGGGCCAGCGCGTGGTACGTCTCGGGAGTGAGCCGGTCGGCGGTGGAGTACATGACCTCGCGCCAGGTCCAGAAGGTCCCCGAGCCGACCTGGACGGTGCCGCGCAGGGCCCGGTGGAAGGCGTGGCTGTGCGCGTTGGCGAGTCCCGGGATCGTGAGGCCCCGCAGCACCTCGGCGCCCGGCGGCGGGACGGGCACGCCCGTGCGGACGGCCGCGACGCGGCCGCCGCGCACGTCGAGCGCCACGCCCGGCTCGATGGGGGTCCCCCCTGCTCGATCGCCGTCGAGAGCTTGGGGGAGGGTGCCGAGCCAGGCCTGCTCCAGCCAGTACGTCCGCGTCTGCTCGGTGGGGGTCACGTGCAGGCCAGCCCTTCCAGTACGTCGGCGAGCGCGCGCACCCCGGCCACGCAGTCGTCCTCGGCCGCGGATTCGGCCGGGGAGTGCGAGACACCGGTGGGGTTGCGCACGAACAGCATGGCGGTCGGGACGGTCCCGGACAGGATTCCGGCGTCGTGTCCGGCGCCCGTGCCGAGCACCGGCACCTTCAGCTCGGTGCCGGCGCCCAGGAGGCGGGCGAGTTCGTCGCGCAGGGCGTGGTCGAACTCGACGACGGGGGTGAAGGACTCGCGGACCACGTCCAGGTCGACGCCGTGAGCGGCGGCGTACTCGCGGGCCGCCTTCTCGACGCCGGTGACCACGGTGTCCAGGGTCGTCTGGTCGGCGGCGCGGGAGTCGAGCCAGCCGCGGACCAGGGACGGGATCGCGTTGACGCCGTTCGGCTCGACGGCGATCTTGCCGAAGGTGGCGACGGCGCCCGCGAGCGCGGCCTCGCGCCGGGCCGCGAGCACGGTCTCGGCGTACGGCAGCATCGGGTCGCGCCGGTCGACGAGCCGGGTGGTGCCCGCGTGGTTGGCCTCGCCCCGGAAGTCGAACCGCCACCGCCCGTGCGGCCAGATGGCACTGGCCACACCGACGGCGTCGCCGGTCAGGTCGAGGGCCCGACCCTGCTCGACGTGCAGTTCGACGAAGGCGCCGATGCGCGCGAGCCGCTCCGGGTCGGGTCCGAGGGCGTCGGGGTCGTACCCGGCGGCCTCCATGGCCCTGGGCAGTGTGACCCCGTCGGCGTCGGTGAGCCGGTGCGCCTGCTCGACGGTGAGGTGCCCGGCGGTCAGCCGCGAGCCGGTGCAGGCAAGCCCGAACCGGGCGCCCTCCTCGTCACCGAAGTTGACGAGGGCGAG of the Streptomyces sp. NBC_01788 genome contains:
- a CDS encoding formimidoylglutamate deiminase; this encodes MTPTEQTRTYWLEQAWLGTLPQALDGDRAGGTPIEPGVALDVRGGRVAAVRTGVPVPPPGAEVLRGLTIPGLANAHSHAFHRALRGTVQVGSGTFWTWREVMYSTADRLTPETYHALARAVYAEMALAGITAVGEFHYVHHAPGGTRYADPNAMGEALIAAAAEAGIRITLLDTCYLSSGFGQSPDKHQLRFSDGTAEAWAERCSVLKEHDHARIGAAVHSVRAVPARELETVAQWAEERRAPLHVHLSEQTAENDACQAAHGCTPARLLADHGVLGPRTTGVHNTHLTDEDIALLGGSGTGTCMCPTTERDLADGIGPAVALQRAGSPLSLGSDSHAVIDLLEEARAMELNERLRTRTRGHWTAASLLRAATADGHAALGWSDAGSLTPGAHADFTTLALDSVRTAGTLPRLGAETAVFAATAADVRHTVVAGRHVVRDGAHTLVPDVPSALAGAVEALRG
- a CDS encoding allantoate amidohydrolase, translating into MWRELLPIGRHPGSGGYRRFAWTAADAECRAWFRQQAEDRGLAYEVDRNGNQWAWLGDPEAGDAVVTGSHLDSVPDGGAFDGPLGVVSSFAALDELRGRNARFTKPLALVNFGDEEGARFGLACTGSRLTAGHLTVEQAHRLTDADGVTLPRAMEAAGYDPDALGPDPERLARIGAFVELHVEQGRALDLTGDAVGVASAIWPHGRWRFDFRGEANHAGTTRLVDRRDPMLPYAETVLAARREAALAGAVATFGKIAVEPNGVNAIPSLVRGWLDSRAADQTTLDTVVTGVEKAAREYAAAHGVDLDVVRESFTPVVEFDHALRDELARLLGAGTELKVPVLGTGAGHDAGILSGTVPTAMLFVRNPTGVSHSPAESAAEDDCVAGVRALADVLEGLACT